Proteins from a single region of Geothrix sp. PMB-07:
- a CDS encoding OAM dimerization domain-containing protein codes for MIVRPYGDTLDDGAVQLSFTLPVPEGPRGREAARLFVEKLGFKHAEIVHSHAMAEGFSFYVAYGRTETSVDFDAIHIEEATGEKVYTMAESCEVIREQLGRKIVIVGACTGFDAHTVGIDAIMNMKGYNHHYGLERYQEIEAHNLGAQVPNDKLIDYAVKVNADAILVSQIVTQKDVHIQNMTEFIELLQARGLRERFIVVAGGTRIGNKLAVELGYDGGFGKGSYADHVATFIIDRLIERKNLA; via the coding sequence ATGATCGTTCGACCCTATGGCGACACGCTGGATGACGGTGCGGTTCAGCTCTCTTTCACGCTGCCGGTGCCTGAGGGCCCCCGGGGCCGCGAGGCGGCGCGGCTCTTCGTGGAGAAGCTGGGCTTCAAGCACGCCGAGATCGTGCACTCGCACGCCATGGCCGAGGGTTTCTCCTTCTATGTGGCCTATGGCCGCACGGAAACCTCGGTGGATTTCGACGCCATCCACATCGAGGAGGCCACGGGCGAGAAGGTCTACACCATGGCCGAGTCCTGCGAGGTCATCCGCGAGCAGCTGGGCCGGAAAATCGTCATCGTGGGCGCGTGCACGGGCTTCGACGCCCACACCGTGGGCATCGACGCCATCATGAACATGAAGGGCTACAACCACCACTACGGTCTGGAGCGCTACCAGGAGATCGAGGCGCACAACCTCGGCGCCCAGGTGCCCAACGACAAGCTCATCGACTACGCCGTGAAGGTGAACGCGGACGCCATCCTGGTGAGCCAGATCGTCACCCAGAAGGATGTGCACATCCAGAACATGACGGAGTTCATCGAGCTGCTGCAGGCCCGCGGCCTGCGCGAGCGCTTCATCGTCGTGGCCGGCGGCACGCGCATCGGCAACAAACTGGCGGTGGAGCTGGGCTACGATGGCGGCTTCGGCAAGGGCAGCTACGCCGACCACGTGGCCACCTTCATCATCGACCGGCTCATCGAGCGCAAGAACCTGGCCTAG
- a CDS encoding ATP-binding protein: MPAPSISPFRLLADALRGDPPADLGLAAVRRSILDTSLLALGLLMLPSTVASIMRAVMLGQARYAIAYYVIIPWLLGLYASRDWIPDSIRSHGLVLLYLGISGYTLWTAGLSLPASQSLSIMGALMATLLLGLRPGLGYAALAVLMIGLFSLLDTLGIHHPSLPVTLLIGRPFLAYWLPNLLALPVYLFVFLAGLARLFQHLSGVASSLLEEQAQRHRMELERQQILVRLHQTQRLESLGRLAGGVAHDLNNVLGAILAHANAEQLRTPETGTAASAMATIVQACLGGREVVENLLRFARKEVAANTLVDLNELVMEITQLLAHSTRQRVRIDVRAGALPGPLLGDRGALNTVLMNLCVNAMDAMPAGGTLTLTTAATPEGGLQLVVEDEGEGMPPEVLAHAMEPFFTTKPAGRGTGLGLAMVYGTVLAHDGTFELQSRPGEGTQAYLTFPASRIGSPEVEQAPTLQTAVQPSALRVLLVDDDELVRAGILGLLQVLGCQVQDAASGPKALALLEGDLEVDVVLLDFNMPGMDGLETLGRIRNRRPELPALLITGYADDQCIQALGAFPKAQIIQKPFTQKEMRQSLEALLRKPAQTSL; this comes from the coding sequence GTGCCAGCGCCATCCATCTCGCCCTTCCGCCTCCTGGCGGATGCCCTTCGGGGCGATCCGCCTGCGGACCTCGGCTTGGCTGCAGTGCGTCGGTCCATCTTGGACACCAGCCTGCTCGCCCTGGGCCTGCTCATGCTGCCCTCGACGGTGGCCTCCATCATGCGGGCGGTGATGCTGGGCCAGGCCCGCTACGCCATCGCGTACTACGTCATCATCCCTTGGCTGCTGGGCTTGTACGCCTCAAGGGACTGGATACCCGATTCCATCCGTTCCCATGGCCTCGTCCTGCTCTACCTGGGCATCTCCGGCTACACCCTCTGGACCGCTGGACTGTCCCTGCCCGCGAGTCAGAGCCTGAGCATCATGGGGGCCCTGATGGCCACCCTGCTCCTGGGTCTCCGTCCAGGGCTCGGCTATGCCGCCCTGGCGGTACTGATGATTGGGCTCTTTTCCCTCCTCGACACCCTGGGGATTCACCACCCGAGCCTGCCCGTCACCTTGCTCATCGGTCGGCCCTTCCTGGCCTACTGGTTGCCGAATCTGCTTGCGCTACCGGTCTACCTCTTCGTGTTCCTGGCAGGCCTTGCGCGGCTCTTCCAGCACCTCAGTGGGGTGGCCTCCAGCCTGTTGGAGGAACAGGCGCAGCGCCATCGCATGGAACTGGAGCGCCAGCAAATCCTGGTTCGCCTGCACCAGACTCAGCGCCTGGAGAGCCTGGGACGCCTGGCGGGGGGCGTGGCTCACGACCTGAACAACGTCCTGGGAGCCATCCTGGCCCACGCCAACGCTGAGCAGTTGCGAACCCCAGAAACCGGTACGGCGGCCAGCGCCATGGCCACCATCGTCCAGGCCTGTCTAGGAGGCCGTGAGGTGGTGGAAAACCTGCTGCGCTTCGCCCGAAAGGAGGTGGCCGCCAACACCCTGGTGGACCTCAACGAACTCGTCATGGAGATCACCCAACTCCTGGCCCACAGCACCCGCCAGCGCGTGCGCATCGATGTGCGGGCGGGTGCGCTCCCCGGGCCGCTGCTGGGGGACCGCGGCGCCCTCAACACAGTCCTGATGAACCTCTGCGTGAATGCCATGGATGCCATGCCAGCGGGTGGCACCTTGACTCTGACCACGGCCGCCACACCGGAGGGCGGTCTCCAATTGGTCGTCGAGGATGAAGGTGAAGGCATGCCCCCGGAGGTTCTCGCCCACGCCATGGAACCCTTCTTCACCACCAAGCCCGCGGGCCGGGGCACTGGTTTGGGGCTCGCCATGGTCTATGGGACGGTCCTGGCTCATGATGGCACCTTTGAGCTGCAGAGCCGACCCGGCGAAGGAACCCAGGCCTACCTGACCTTCCCGGCTTCCAGGATCGGCTCACCTGAGGTGGAGCAGGCGCCGACCCTCCAGACGGCAGTGCAACCCTCCGCTCTGCGGGTGCTTCTGGTCGACGATGATGAACTGGTGAGGGCCGGCATCCTGGGCCTGCTCCAGGTGCTGGGATGCCAAGTCCAGGACGCGGCCTCGGGGCCAAAAGCGCTGGCCCTGCTGGAGGGTGACCTGGAGGTGGATGTCGTCCTGCTCGACTTCAACATGCCCGGCATGGACGGCCTGGAGACCCTAGGCCGCATTCGAAACCGACGTCCGGAATTGCCTGCCTTGCTCATCACCGGCTACGCCGACGACCAGTGCATTCAAGCCCTCGGGGCATTCCCCAAGGCCCAGATCATCCAGAAACCATTCACCCAAAAGGAAATGCGTCAGTCCCTCGAAGCATTGTTGAGGAAGCCCGCCCAGACCTCGCTTTAG
- a CDS encoding CoA transferase subunit A: MIQKPVISAADAAAKVRDGDVLMVGGFMACGSPHTVIEALTEKGAKNLTLICNDTGIHDFKSGKVTGVGHLVVKRQFKKIIASHIGLNQETQRQINDGETEVSLVPQGTLAERVRAGGVGLGGILTPTGLGTEVEQGKQVITVGDRLFLLELPLKADVALIKAKKADRFGNLVYADTARNFNPMMAMAASLVIAEAEEIVEVGDIDPNAVHTPGIFIDFLVQAERLDG; the protein is encoded by the coding sequence ATGATCCAAAAACCAGTGATTTCCGCGGCGGATGCCGCGGCCAAGGTGCGCGACGGCGATGTCCTGATGGTGGGCGGCTTCATGGCCTGCGGTTCGCCCCACACGGTCATCGAGGCACTGACGGAAAAGGGCGCGAAGAACCTGACCCTCATCTGCAACGACACGGGCATTCACGACTTCAAGTCGGGCAAGGTCACCGGCGTCGGACACCTCGTGGTGAAGCGGCAGTTCAAGAAGATCATCGCCAGCCATATCGGGCTCAACCAGGAGACCCAGCGCCAGATCAACGATGGCGAGACCGAGGTATCGCTGGTGCCCCAGGGCACGCTGGCCGAGCGCGTTCGCGCGGGCGGCGTGGGCCTGGGCGGCATTCTCACCCCCACGGGCTTGGGCACCGAGGTGGAGCAGGGCAAGCAGGTGATCACCGTGGGCGATCGCCTCTTCCTGCTGGAACTGCCGCTGAAAGCCGACGTGGCGCTCATCAAGGCCAAGAAGGCGGACCGCTTCGGCAACCTCGTCTACGCGGACACCGCGCGGAACTTCAACCCCATGATGGCCATGGCGGCGTCGCTGGTCATCGCGGAAGCGGAAGAGATCGTCGAGGTGGGCGACATTGATCCCAACGCGGTGCACACGCCGGGGATTTTCATCGACTTCCTGGTGCAGGCCGAACGGCTGGATGGGTGA
- a CDS encoding 3-oxoacid CoA-transferase subunit B, whose protein sequence is MDYVANKDNIAKRIARIFKSGNVVNLGIGLPTLVGNYVPEGVTLILQSENGMLGLGPAPAKGEENRDLTNAGGAPVSVVPGGCFFDSAMSFGIIRGGHVDYTVLGVLEVDQEGNLANYKIPGKMVPGMGGAMDLTTGSRVVIAATLHFEPSGASRLKRRCTLPLTAVREVNLVVTDLGVFEVMGDRFFLREYFEPYTPEWIKGRTDAEIVIPNDCRPVVF, encoded by the coding sequence ATGGACTACGTTGCGAACAAAGACAACATCGCCAAGCGCATCGCCCGGATCTTCAAATCCGGCAATGTGGTGAACCTGGGCATCGGCCTGCCCACGCTGGTGGGCAACTACGTGCCCGAGGGCGTCACCCTCATCCTGCAGTCGGAGAATGGCATGCTCGGCTTGGGGCCCGCGCCCGCCAAGGGCGAGGAGAACCGCGATCTCACCAACGCTGGTGGCGCGCCGGTGTCCGTGGTGCCGGGCGGCTGCTTCTTCGACAGCGCCATGAGCTTCGGCATCATCCGTGGCGGCCACGTGGACTACACCGTGCTGGGCGTGCTGGAAGTGGATCAGGAGGGCAACCTCGCGAACTACAAGATCCCCGGCAAGATGGTGCCGGGCATGGGCGGCGCCATGGATCTCACCACGGGCTCGCGCGTGGTCATCGCCGCCACGCTGCACTTCGAGCCCTCAGGCGCCTCCCGCCTGAAGCGCCGCTGCACGCTGCCGCTGACAGCCGTGCGCGAAGTGAACCTGGTGGTGACGGATCTCGGTGTGTTCGAGGTGATGGGCGACCGCTTCTTCCTGCGCGAGTACTTTGAGCCTTACACCCCCGAGTGGATCAAGGGGCGCACGGACGCGGAGATCGTCATCCCCAACGACTGCCGACCCGTGGTGTTCTAG
- a CDS encoding lysine 5,6-aminomutase subunit alpha, producing the protein METKLALSEEKIARARELAARIVAPVGDFVDAHTTVTVERATLRLAGADGADADGVPVPNLIVDQLKGRLEQGALLSYVNALVKTGETVAGLNQKIAAGLNIAELPLGDRTALEAKAAELVQAFSARVKGNRAHREAKLKTYEGRNHSPMLYLIVATGNIFEDVKQAQAAAEQGADVVAVIRTTAQSLLDYVPYGATTEGFGGTYATQENFRIMRAALDEAVDKHGRYIYLTNYASGLCMPEIAAMGALERLDMMLNDSMYGILFRDINMYRTFVDQKFSRMINAFAGVIINTGEDNYLTTSDAVEKAYTVLASQFLNERFAQVAGLKPWQMGLGHAFEIDPTLKNGFLLELAQAQMAREIFPEAPLKYMPPTKFMTGDIFKGVVQNALFNFVSQATGQGIHLLGMLTEAIHTPYMQDRSLALENAKYVMNTMADLGGEIEFKEGGLIKTRAHQVLDEAVAFLEKIEQAGLMDAMAQGEFADIKRPRDMGKGLDGLVKKGPEYFNPFEAYLKAELGLGN; encoded by the coding sequence ATGGAAACCAAGCTGGCCCTTTCAGAAGAGAAGATCGCCCGGGCCCGGGAGCTGGCCGCCCGCATCGTGGCGCCCGTGGGCGACTTCGTGGATGCGCACACCACGGTCACCGTGGAGCGCGCGACCCTGCGCCTGGCAGGGGCCGACGGCGCCGATGCCGACGGCGTGCCCGTGCCGAACCTCATCGTGGATCAGCTGAAGGGCCGACTCGAACAGGGCGCGCTGCTGAGCTATGTGAACGCCCTGGTGAAGACCGGTGAGACAGTGGCGGGCCTCAACCAGAAGATTGCCGCGGGTCTGAACATCGCCGAGCTGCCCCTGGGCGACCGCACTGCGCTGGAAGCCAAGGCCGCCGAGTTGGTGCAGGCCTTCTCGGCCCGTGTGAAGGGCAACCGGGCCCACCGGGAAGCGAAGCTGAAGACGTATGAAGGCCGCAACCACTCGCCCATGCTCTACCTCATCGTGGCCACGGGGAACATCTTCGAGGACGTGAAGCAGGCTCAGGCGGCGGCGGAGCAGGGCGCCGACGTGGTGGCGGTGATCCGCACCACGGCTCAGTCACTGCTGGACTACGTGCCCTACGGCGCCACCACCGAGGGCTTCGGCGGCACCTACGCCACCCAGGAGAACTTCCGCATCATGCGGGCGGCGCTTGATGAAGCCGTGGACAAGCACGGCCGCTACATCTACCTCACCAACTATGCGTCGGGCCTGTGCATGCCTGAGATCGCGGCCATGGGCGCGCTCGAGCGCCTGGACATGATGCTCAACGATTCGATGTACGGCATCCTCTTCCGCGACATCAACATGTACCGCACCTTCGTGGATCAGAAATTCAGCCGCATGATCAACGCCTTCGCAGGCGTCATCATCAACACCGGCGAGGACAACTACCTCACCACCTCGGACGCGGTGGAGAAGGCCTACACCGTGCTGGCCAGCCAGTTCCTCAACGAGCGCTTCGCCCAGGTGGCGGGCCTGAAGCCCTGGCAGATGGGTCTGGGCCACGCCTTCGAGATCGATCCCACGCTCAAGAACGGCTTCCTATTGGAGCTGGCCCAGGCCCAGATGGCCCGGGAGATCTTCCCCGAGGCCCCGCTGAAGTACATGCCGCCCACCAAGTTCATGACCGGCGACATCTTCAAGGGCGTGGTGCAGAACGCGCTGTTCAACTTCGTGAGCCAGGCCACGGGCCAGGGCATCCACCTGCTGGGCATGCTCACCGAGGCCATCCACACGCCCTACATGCAGGATCGTTCGCTGGCCCTGGAGAACGCCAAGTATGTGATGAACACCATGGCGGACCTGGGCGGCGAGATCGAATTCAAGGAGGGCGGCCTCATCAAGACCCGCGCCCACCAGGTGCTGGACGAGGCCGTGGCCTTCCTCGAGAAGATCGAGCAGGCGGGCCTCATGGATGCCATGGCGCAGGGCGAGTTCGCCGACATCAAACGCCCCCGCGACATGGGTAAGGGCCTCGATGGCCTGGTGAAGAAGGGGCCCGAGTACTTCAACCCCTTCGAGGCCTACCTGAAGGCTGAGCTGGGTCTGGGAAACTGA